CGGCGAAGCACTTCGAGGAGGCGGAGCTGGCCCACCTCATCTCCTCGGTCATCGTGATCAACGCGTGGAACCGGTTCGCCGTGACGTGCCGCTCGGTGCCGGGCCACTACACTCCGGGCCAGTTCAAGGGCCACAACGCGTGACCGGACCGCACGCGGCGGCGGGCCTCGCCGAGGCGTTCCGGGCGCTGCACCACGGCCGGGCTCCGGAGGACCCGCTGGTCCTGCCCGGCCCGTGGGACGCGGCGAGCGCCCGGGTCTTCGCCGAGGCGGGGTTCCCCGCGCTGGCGACGCCGTCCGCGGGGGTGGCGGCGTCGCTCGGGTACGAGGACGGGCACACCCCGGCGGACGAGATGTTCGCGGCGGTGGCCCGGATCGTGCGCGCCGTGGACGTGCCCGTGTCGGCGGACCTGGAGGGCGGCTACGGGCTGCCGCCGAAGGAGCTGGCGGAGCGGGTCCTGGACGCGGGTGTGGCCGGGGTGAACCTGGAGGACGGCGAAGCGGGCGCGCTGCGGGACGCGGCGGCGCACGCGGACTGGCTGGCGGAGTTCCGCGCGGCGGCCGGTGACGCCCTGTTCCTGAACGCCCGGGTGGACACGTACGTACGGGGTGTGCCGGACCCGGAGGAGACGGTGCGGCGCGCCCGCCTGTACGTGGCGGCGGGGGCGGACGGGGTGTACCCGCTGATGGCCCCGCCGCAGCTGCTGCCGGCGCTGCGCGCGGAGGTGGACGTGCCGCTCAACGCCTTCGCCGTCCCGGACGGCCCCCCGCCCGCCGGGCTGGGCCGCCTGGGCGCCTCCCGCGTCACGTACGGCCCGGACCTCCAACGGCGGGCCACGCGGGCGCTGCGCGACATCGCGCGGGCCCTGCGGGACGGGCGGCACATCGGCTGAGCCGCGCGTGCGGGCGGGACGGCGAGGCCGGCGTGAGGGCGCGGGCCCGGCACCCGGTCAGGCGCCGGGCCGGACGGGTCACTTGGGGAGCCAGGTCTTCCAGGTGGACTCGTTGGCCTTGACCCACTTCTCGGCCGCGGCCTTCGGGGACATCTTCTGGTCCGCGATCATCAGGGCGACCTCGTTCTGCTGCTCGGTCGTCCACTTGAAGTTCTTCAGGAACTCGGCCGCCTCGCCGCCGTTCTTCGCGAAGTCGGCGTTGAGGAACTTCTGGAGCGGCGTGTTCGGGTAGCCGCAGGCGACCTTCTCCGGCACGGCGTCGCAGCCCTCCTCGTACGGGGGCAGCTTCACCTCGACCATCTCGACCTGCGCGTTCAGCCACTGCGGCGTCCACCAGTAGGTGAGGAACGGCTTCTTCTCCTTGGCGTACTTCTTGATGGCGGTGATCTGCGCCGCCTCGGAGCCCGCGTACTTGGTCTTCAGGTTCAGCTTGAGGTTCTTGATGATCGCGTCGTCGTGGGTGACGTAGTCGGGCGAGCCCTCCAGGATCTGGCCCTTGCCGCCGCTCTCGGCGGTCGCGAAGTCCTTCGCGTACTTGTTGAGGTTCTTCCAGTCCGTCACGTCCGGGTGGGCGTCGGCGAAGTACTTCGGGACGTACCAGCCGATGTGCCCGGTCACGCCGAGGTCGCCGGCCCTGACGACGGTCTTCTTGTCCTCGACGTAACTCTTCTCCTCCTTGGGGTGCCCCCAGTCCTCCATGATCGCGTCCACGTCGCCCTTGGACAGCGCGTCCCAGGCGAGGACCTCGCCGAGCTGCTGCGTCTTGACCTCGTAGCCCAGCTCGTTCTCCAGCAGGTACGCGGCGACGGCCGTGTTGGCCTGGGCGCCGACCCAGGAGGGGACGGTCAGGTTGACGGTCTTGGCGCCGGTGCCCGCCTGCTGGGACCTGCCGGTGTCGGCGGCGCCGCACGCGCTGAGCGTCAGCACGCCGAGGGCGGAGACGACCGCGGTGGCCGTGCGGACGGCGTGAGTGGTACGGGTGTTGCCAGTGGGGCGGGTGGTACTGGAGCTGGGCATGGGGATGTTCCTCAAGGGTGAGAGGGCGGGAAGGGTAGGGCCGGGTGGTCAGGCCCCGGGCTTCTTGCGGGCGGTGGGCTGGGTGACGCGGTCGAGGACCAGGCCGAGACAGACGATCGCCAGTCCGGCGGTCATGCCGAGGCCCATCTCGCCGCGCGACAGGCCCTTCACCACGTCGTAGCCGAGCGCGCCACCGCCGACGAGGCCGCCGACGACGACCACGGCGAGGACCAGGACGACCCCCTGGTTGACGGCGAGCTTCAGCGCGGGGCGGGCCAGCGGGAGCTGCACCTGGAACAGCTGCTGCCGGGTGGACGCGCCCATGGAGCGGGCCGCTTCCAGCGCCGCCGGGTCCACCTCCCGTACGCCCTGGGTGGTGATGCGGATGACGGCGGGCAGCGCGTACACGACCGCCGCGATGATCGCCGCGGCGCGGCTGACGCCGAACAGGGCGACGACCGGGATCAGGTACACGAACTGCGGCATCGTCTGGAGCGTGTCCAGGACCGGCCGCAGCCAGCGCTCGACCCCGCGGACCCGGGCGCACGCCACACCGGTGAGGACACCGGCGACGAGGGTGACGGCCAGGGCCGCCAGGACCTGCGACAGCGTGTCGAGGGACTTCGTCCACACGCCGAGCACCCCGGTCGCGGCGAGCGCGGCCGTCGCGGTCAGCGCGGTCGTCCAGGTGCCGACCAGCCGCGCCAGGACGGCGACGGCCAGCAGCAGCGCCCACCAGGGCAGCCACTGGAGCCCGTCGCGCAGCGGGTTGAGCAGGCCCACCGTGAACGCGTCCGACCAGACCTGGGTGCCGCCGACGAGGGGCACGCCCGTGGACAGGTTGTCCACCACCCAGTCCTGCGCCCGGTTGACGGGCGAGGAGATGTCGTACGTCCAGCCGCGCGGCCAGGCGGTGCCGAGCGCGAGCCCGGCCAGCGTGGCCGCGAGAGTGCCGCCGAGGGCGAGGGCCCAGGCGGACCGGCCGTGCAGGAGGCCGCGGCGCGGCGCGGCGTCGCCCAGGCGGTCACCGGCGGCGGCGGTCGTACGGTCCAGCCACACGGCGATCAGCACGATCGGGATGCCCGCGGCGAGGGCCTTGCCCACGTCCACGGTGGACAGCGCCGAGTACACCTCCTCGCCGAGGCCGCCCGCGCCGACGAGCGCGGCGATGACCACCATGGACAGCGCCATCATGATCGTCTGGTTGAGGCCGAGGAGCATCTGGCGGCGGGCCAGCGGCAGCCGCGCGGTCCACAGCCGCTGGCGGCCGTTCGCGCCGAGCGACACGGCGGCCTCCAGGACGCCGGGGTCGGCGGAGCGCAGGCCGAGCGCGGTGAGCCGGGCCATGGGCGGGGCCGCGTAGATGACCGTGCAGAACAGCGCGGCGGGCGTGCCGGTGCCGAAGACCAGCACGAAGGGCAGCAGGTACGCGAAGGCGGGCAGCACCTGCATCGTGTCCAGGACCGGCCGCAGGACGCGGTCCACGCGGTCCGAGAGCCCGGCGGCCAGGCCGATGAGCACGCCGAGCAGCGCGGCGACGGCCACGGCGACGACCATCAGGGCGAGGGTGAGCAGCGTGGCGTCCCACATGCCGAGCACCCCGCACACGGCGAACGCGCCGAACGCCACGGCCGCGACCCGCGCGCCGCGCCGGTCGAACCCGGCGGCGCGCCAGGCGAGCAGCACCCCGGCGGCCAGCACGCCGGGCCAGCCCATGGCGGCGAGCACCTGGTACACGGCGTCCACGGCGTCGGTGGCGGTGTTGGAGAGGTGCAGCAGGAAGTACAGGAAGAGGGGGTGCGTGTCCCGGTTGTCGAGGACCCACCGGTTGGCGTCGTCGAGCGGCCCGGAGATGTCCACGGTCAGCCCGGCGGGCCACGCTCCGCCGCCGAGGAGGAGGGCGCCCGCGACTCCGGCCACGGCGACCAGCAGGCCCGCGCCGACGCCCCGGAGCAGCCGCGCGGGACGGCGGGCCGCGGTGCCGGCGGGCGTTTCGGTGGCGGGTGTCGTACCGGCTCCGGCGCCGGGGGCCTTGCCGGTGGTCGTACCGGCTCCGGCGCGGGGGGACGCTTCGGTGCCCGTGCCCGTACCGGCTTCGGTGGTGCGGGACCTCGGGGCCGCACGGGTCGGCTCGGGGCCGTCGGCGGGGGTCGGGGACGGCGGGCGGACGACGGTTGTGGGGGGCCCGTCGTTCACCGCCGTCCCCGGGCTCTCGGGGGCACCGGACTGCTGCGGGACGGGACGGGCCGTGGGGGGCCGCTTCTTGCCCGGGCCCTGTTTCGGGGCGGTCGTGGAACTCATGCCGCCGCCTTTCCGGCCGGGGCCGCGACCCCCGCGACGACCCCCAGGAGGGTCTGCGGGTCCACGACGCCCAGGCAGCGGCCGTCCTCGACCACGCGCACCGGGGCGCCACCGCCGTGCGCGGCGGCCGTGATGGCCTCGGAGACCGTCGCGCCGGGGGGCACGGCCGGGCCGTGCTCGGCGTCGTCGGCGCGGGCCGGGCGCATCGCGCTGCGGACGGTCACGACCTGCTCGCGCGGCACGTCGCGCACGAAGTCCCGTACGTAGTCGTCGGCGGGCGAGCCGACGATCTCCTCGGGCGTGCCGAGCTGGACGATCCGCCCGTCGCGCATGAGGGCGATCCGGTCGCCGACCCGCAGCGCCTCACTGAGGTCGTGGGTGATGAACACCATCGTGCGGCCCTCGTCGCGGTGGAGCCGTACGACCTCCTCCTGCATGTCGCGGCGGATCAGCGGGTCGAGCGCGCTGAACGGCTCGTCGAACAGCAGCACCTCGGGGTCCACGGCGAGGGCGCGGGCGAGCCCGACGCGCTGCTGCTGGCCGCCGGACAGCTGGCCCGGCTTGCGGTGCTCCAGACCGGCGAGGCCCACCTTGGCGACGAACTCGGCTGCCCGCTCGCGCCGCTGCGCACGGCCGACGCCCTGGATCTCCAGGCCGTAGGCGACGTTGTCGAGGACGGAGCGGTGCGGGAGCAGACCGAAGTGCTGGAAGACCATGGCGGCGCGGCTGCGGCGCAGTTCGCGCAACCGGTTCCGGTCCATGGCGAGCACGTCGTCGCCGTCGATCTCCAGGGTGCCGGAGGTCGGTTCGATGAGCCGGGTCAGGCAGCGTACGAGGGTGGACTTGCCGGAGCCGGAGAGGCCCATGACGACGAAGACCTCGCCCTTGCGGACGTCGAACGACACGTCCCGCACGGCGGCGGTGCAGCCGGTTCGGGCGCGCAGCTCGGCCTGCGAGAGGCCGGTCAGCGCGGGGTCGCCGGGTACGCGGTCGGCCTTGGGGCCGAAGACCTTCCACAGGTCGCGGACGCGGAAGACGGGCGTACCGGTGTCGGTGGCCCCGGCGGCGGCGGTGGCGGTCGCGGTGGTGGTGGCGGTCGCGGTGGTGGTGGTGGTGGTGCCCGTGGCGGTGGCGTTCATCGGGCGTCACCGCCCAGCAGCTCGGCGGCCTTCTCCCCGACCATGAGCACGGCCACCATCGGGTTGACGGCCGTCATGGTCGGGAAGACCGACGCGTCGGCGACGCGCAGCCCGTCGATCCCGCGCACCCTCAGCCTCGGGTCCACCACGGCCGTCTCGTCGTCGGCGGCGCCCATCCGGCAGGTACCGGCCGGGTGGTACACCGTGTGGGCGACCTTGCGGGCGTACTCGGACAGCTCCTCGTCGCCGGTGACCTCGGGCCCCGGGCACACCTCGCGCTTCAGCCAGCCGGCGAGCGGTTCGGTGCGGGCGATCTCGCGGGCCAGGCGGATGCCGTCCACGAGGGTGCGCGCGTCGTAGTCGTCCTCGTCGGTGAAGTACCGGAAGTCGAGGGCGGGCTTCACCTTCGGGTCGGCGCTGGTCAGGTAGAGGCGGCCGCGGCTGCGCGGCTTGGGGATGTTCGGGGTCATCGACACGCCGTGCGCGGGCTTCTCGTAGCCGAGGCGCTCGGGGTTGTCGGTGAAGGGGATCTGGTAGAAGTGGAACATCAGGTCAGGGCCGGGCACTTCGGGGTCGCGGCGGACGAACAGCCCGGCGTCGCTGTCCATGGCGGAGTTGTCGGGGATGGGCCCGTGGGTCTCCCAGACGATGACCGACTCGGGGTGGTCGAGCAGGTTCTCGCCGACACCCGGCAGGTCGTGGGCGACGGGGATGCCGAGCGCCTCCAGGTCCCGCTTCGGGCCGATGCCGGAGTGCATCAGCAGGCGGGGCGTGTCCACGGCCCCGGCGCACAGGACCACTTCGCGGCGGGCGGTCAGCAGCGTCTCGGTGCCGTCCTCGGCGCGGACGTGGACGCCGCGCGCCCGGGTGCCGTCGAGTTCGAGCCGGTACGCCCAGGTCTCCAGCAGGACGCGGAGGTTGGGGCGCTCGTCCATGACGGGGTGGAGGTACGCGACGGAGGCGGAGGAGCGCTTGTTGTCCTCCGGGTGGTAGGCCAGGTCGAAGAAGCCGACGCCCTCGTGGAACGGCTTGCGGTTGAAGCCCTCCACGCGCGGGACGCCGAGCGCGTGCTGGGCGGCGTCCACGAAGTCGCGGGCGATGGGGTTCCGGTCCTTCTCGTCCACCGGGACGATGTTGTTCAGGAGCCGGTCGTAGTACGGGTCCATGGCGGCGGCGTGCCAGCCCTCGGCACCCGCCTCGGACCACTCGTCCCAGTCGGACGGCAGCGGCTTGAACGAGATGAGCGTGTTGTGGGAGGAGCAGCCGCCCAGCACGCGGGCGCGGCTGTGCCGGATGTGGCTGTTGCCGCGCGGCTGCTCGACCGTGGGGTAGTCGTAGTCCAGGTCGCCGCCGAGGAGGCCCAGCCAGCGGCGCAGGGTGAGAACGTCGGGCCGGTCGCGGTCGTCGGGGCCGCCCTCGACGACGGCGACGGTGACGGCCGGGTCGGCGGTGAGGCGGCGGGCGATCACGGACCCGGCGGTGCCGCCGCCGACGATGACGTAGTCGTACTCGGTCGTGGTGTGCTCAGGGGTACTCGGGGTGCTGTTCATGTGTGCGTGTTCTTCCTGCGTCCCGTGCGTTCGGTCGTTCCTTCGCGGAGGGCCTGTGCCGTCGGCTCAGCCCTTGAACCAGCGCACGGGGCGCGGGGCGAGGTTCTGGTAGACGTGCTTGCTCTCGCGGTACTCGGCGAGCCCGGCGGGGCCGAGTTCGCGGCCGATGCCGCTCTTGCCGAAGCCGCCCCACTCGGCCTGGGGGAGGTAGGGGTGGAAGTCGTTGATCCAGACGGTGCCGTGGCGCAGACGCCCCGCGACGCGGCGGGCGCGTCCGGCGTCGGAGGACCAGACGCCGCCGGCGAGGCCGTACTCGGTGTCGTTGGCGAGGGCGACGGCCTCGTCCTCGGTGCGGAACGTCTCGACGGTGAGGACCGGTCCGAAGACCTCCTCGCGGACGATCCGCATGGAGCGGTGGCAGCGGTCGAGGACGGTCGGCCGGTAGAACCAGCCGTCCCTGAGGTGCGGTTCGGCGGGGCGCTCGCCGCCCGCGCGCAGGACTGCGCCCTCGGCGAGGGCGGAGGCGACGTAGTCCTCGGTACGGGCGAGCTGGGCGGCCGACACGAGGGGGCCGCACTCGGCGTCGGGGTCGGTGCCCCGGCCGAGGCGGATGCGTTCGGCGCGGCGGGCCAGCTCGGCGACGAAACGTTCCCGCAGAGATTCCTCGACGATGAGCCGGGACCCGGCCGAGCAGACCTGGCCGCTGTGGATGAACGCGGCGTTCAGGGCCTGGTCGACGGCGGTGTCGAAGCCCTCGGCGGTGACGCAGGCGTCGGCGAAGACGACGTTCGGGTTCTTGCCGCCGAGTTCGAGGGCGACCTTCTTCACCGTGTCGGCGGCGGCGCGCATCACCTTGGTACCGCTGGCGAGGCCCCCGGTGAAGGACACGAGGTCCACGTCGGGGTGTTCGGCCATGCGGGCGCCGACGGGGTCGCCGGGGCCGGTGACGAGGTTGGCGACTCCCGCGGGCAGACCGGCCTCGGTCACCAGCCGCATCAGGGCGATCGTCGTCAGAGGGGTGATCTCGCTCGGCTTGACGACGAGGGTGTTGCCCGCGGCGAGGGCGGGCGCGATCTTCCAGCTGGCCTGGAGCAGCGGGTAGTTCCAGGGGGTGATGAGGGCGCACACGCCGACCGGCTCGTGGACGACCACGCTGTGCACGTCGGGTGACCCGGCGTCGACCACGCGGCCGCCGCCCTCGTTCACGACCAGGTCGGCGAAGTAGCGGAAGGCGTCGGTGACGCAGTCCACGTCGACGCGGCCCTCTTCGAGGGTCTTGCCCGCGTCGCGGCTCTCCAGCAGCCCCAGTTCCTCGCGGTCGCGCTGGAGGAGGTCCGCCACGCGCCGCAGCAGCGCGGCCCGCTCGGCGACGGGGGTGGACGGCCACGGTCCGCGGCCGTTGCCGAATGCCTCGTGTGCGGCGGCGATCGCGGCGTCGGCGTCCTCGGCCCCGCCTTCCGCCACGACCGCGAGGATCGTCGCGTCTGCGGGGTCGAGGACCTCACGGGTGGCTCCGGAAGCGGCCGTTCGCCACTCCCCCGCCACGTGGATGCTCTTCTCTTGGTGCTCCGACACTTCGCGTATTGCCTTCCGTACCCGGTGCGGTCAGGACCGTCCGTGACCGGCGACCCGGGCCCCTGCCCGAGGAAGCGGAAAGCATGCGCGAAAGTGGCGGGGGTCACTCGCGCCGGATGTCAGTGCAGGTCGTCGGCGTCCCCGCGCACGTCGTCCTCGGCGCGCAGCCCGGCCACCCACAGGGGCGTCAGCCAGTGCGCCACCAGCGCGGCGAACAGCACGGTGAACAGGAGCGTGCCGTCCGCGCGCACCTCGGTCGCCCACAGCAGAGCGCCGTACCCGGCCGTTCCGGCGAGGAGGAGCGCGGTGGTGACGCGGTGCGCGATGGCGCGGACCCGGTCGCGCTCGGCGAGCTGCCGCTCGTCGAGCATCCGGCCGCGCAGTTCGAGCAGGCCGCGCGTGGCGCCGTTGATGGCGCCGGTCGCGACGACCCACGGCAGCAGCAGGCCCACCAGGGCGAACAGGGCCCAGTAGGCGTCGCCGACGACCAGGGCCAGCCAGGCCGTGGCGGTGGCGGCGGTCAGCAGGACGTGCGCGGCGACGAGCGCCCGCCTCCGGCCCGCCGTGGCGAACAGCGGCGCTCCCTCGCGCCGGTTCATGAGCGCGTACATCCGCTGGTCGAAACGCGTCGCGGTCCTCATGTGGTGGTCCTCCCGTTTTCCCCGTAGATCTCTTGCGTGAGCGGCTGGAACGGCTCCAGGGAGAACAGCGCCTCCACCGGGAGCCCGAAGTGGGCGGCCAGCTTGAGGGCCAGGTCGAGGCTGGGGTTGTACTGCCCGCGCTCGATGTAGCCGATGGTCTGGTAGTGGACGCCCACCGCTTCTGCCAGTGCCTGCCGGGACACCTTCCGTTCGGCCCGTACGACGGCCAGCCTGTTGTGCACCTGCTCGCTCATGTATAAGAAGTACTACATCCGATCGCAGGTACGCAACAGAAAGCCCCCGGCGGCGCAGAGCCGTCCGGGGGCGTTTCCTCGGT
This genomic window from Streptomyces thermolilacinus SPC6 contains:
- a CDS encoding helix-turn-helix transcriptional regulator, giving the protein MSEQVHNRLAVVRAERKVSRQALAEAVGVHYQTIGYIERGQYNPSLDLALKLAAHFGLPVEALFSLEPFQPLTQEIYGENGRTTT
- a CDS encoding ABC transporter permease; this translates as MSSTTAPKQGPGKKRPPTARPVPQQSGAPESPGTAVNDGPPTTVVRPPSPTPADGPEPTRAAPRSRTTEAGTGTGTEASPRAGAGTTTGKAPGAGAGTTPATETPAGTAARRPARLLRGVGAGLLVAVAGVAGALLLGGGAWPAGLTVDISGPLDDANRWVLDNRDTHPLFLYFLLHLSNTATDAVDAVYQVLAAMGWPGVLAAGVLLAWRAAGFDRRGARVAAVAFGAFAVCGVLGMWDATLLTLALMVVAVAVAALLGVLIGLAAGLSDRVDRVLRPVLDTMQVLPAFAYLLPFVLVFGTGTPAALFCTVIYAAPPMARLTALGLRSADPGVLEAAVSLGANGRQRLWTARLPLARRQMLLGLNQTIMMALSMVVIAALVGAGGLGEEVYSALSTVDVGKALAAGIPIVLIAVWLDRTTAAAGDRLGDAAPRRGLLHGRSAWALALGGTLAATLAGLALGTAWPRGWTYDISSPVNRAQDWVVDNLSTGVPLVGGTQVWSDAFTVGLLNPLRDGLQWLPWWALLLAVAVLARLVGTWTTALTATAALAATGVLGVWTKSLDTLSQVLAALAVTLVAGVLTGVACARVRGVERWLRPVLDTLQTMPQFVYLIPVVALFGVSRAAAIIAAVVYALPAVIRITTQGVREVDPAALEAARSMGASTRQQLFQVQLPLARPALKLAVNQGVVLVLAVVVVGGLVGGGALGYDVVKGLSRGEMGLGMTAGLAIVCLGLVLDRVTQPTARKKPGA
- a CDS encoding quaternary amine ABC transporter ATP-binding protein, whose product is MNATATGTTTTTTATATTTATATAAAGATDTGTPVFRVRDLWKVFGPKADRVPGDPALTGLSQAELRARTGCTAAVRDVSFDVRKGEVFVVMGLSGSGKSTLVRCLTRLIEPTSGTLEIDGDDVLAMDRNRLRELRRSRAAMVFQHFGLLPHRSVLDNVAYGLEIQGVGRAQRRERAAEFVAKVGLAGLEHRKPGQLSGGQQQRVGLARALAVDPEVLLFDEPFSALDPLIRRDMQEEVVRLHRDEGRTMVFITHDLSEALRVGDRIALMRDGRIVQLGTPEEIVGSPADDYVRDFVRDVPREQVVTVRSAMRPARADDAEHGPAVPPGATVSEAITAAAHGGGAPVRVVEDGRCLGVVDPQTLLGVVAGVAAPAGKAAA
- a CDS encoding isocitrate lyase/PEP mutase family protein, with amino-acid sequence MTGPHAAAGLAEAFRALHHGRAPEDPLVLPGPWDAASARVFAEAGFPALATPSAGVAASLGYEDGHTPADEMFAAVARIVRAVDVPVSADLEGGYGLPPKELAERVLDAGVAGVNLEDGEAGALRDAAAHADWLAEFRAAAGDALFLNARVDTYVRGVPDPEETVRRARLYVAAGADGVYPLMAPPQLLPALRAEVDVPLNAFAVPDGPPPAGLGRLGASRVTYGPDLQRRATRALRDIARALRDGRHIG
- a CDS encoding ABC transporter substrate-binding protein translates to MPSSSTTRPTGNTRTTHAVRTATAVVSALGVLTLSACGAADTGRSQQAGTGAKTVNLTVPSWVGAQANTAVAAYLLENELGYEVKTQQLGEVLAWDALSKGDVDAIMEDWGHPKEEKSYVEDKKTVVRAGDLGVTGHIGWYVPKYFADAHPDVTDWKNLNKYAKDFATAESGGKGQILEGSPDYVTHDDAIIKNLKLNLKTKYAGSEAAQITAIKKYAKEKKPFLTYWWTPQWLNAQVEMVEVKLPPYEEGCDAVPEKVACGYPNTPLQKFLNADFAKNGGEAAEFLKNFKWTTEQQNEVALMIADQKMSPKAAAEKWVKANESTWKTWLPK
- a CDS encoding GMC family oxidoreductase — its product is MNSTPSTPEHTTTEYDYVIVGGGTAGSVIARRLTADPAVTVAVVEGGPDDRDRPDVLTLRRWLGLLGGDLDYDYPTVEQPRGNSHIRHSRARVLGGCSSHNTLISFKPLPSDWDEWSEAGAEGWHAAAMDPYYDRLLNNIVPVDEKDRNPIARDFVDAAQHALGVPRVEGFNRKPFHEGVGFFDLAYHPEDNKRSSASVAYLHPVMDERPNLRVLLETWAYRLELDGTRARGVHVRAEDGTETLLTARREVVLCAGAVDTPRLLMHSGIGPKRDLEALGIPVAHDLPGVGENLLDHPESVIVWETHGPIPDNSAMDSDAGLFVRRDPEVPGPDLMFHFYQIPFTDNPERLGYEKPAHGVSMTPNIPKPRSRGRLYLTSADPKVKPALDFRYFTDEDDYDARTLVDGIRLAREIARTEPLAGWLKREVCPGPEVTGDEELSEYARKVAHTVYHPAGTCRMGAADDETAVVDPRLRVRGIDGLRVADASVFPTMTAVNPMVAVLMVGEKAAELLGGDAR
- a CDS encoding aldehyde dehydrogenase family protein, coding for MSEHQEKSIHVAGEWRTAASGATREVLDPADATILAVVAEGGAEDADAAIAAAHEAFGNGRGPWPSTPVAERAALLRRVADLLQRDREELGLLESRDAGKTLEEGRVDVDCVTDAFRYFADLVVNEGGGRVVDAGSPDVHSVVVHEPVGVCALITPWNYPLLQASWKIAPALAAGNTLVVKPSEITPLTTIALMRLVTEAGLPAGVANLVTGPGDPVGARMAEHPDVDLVSFTGGLASGTKVMRAAADTVKKVALELGGKNPNVVFADACVTAEGFDTAVDQALNAAFIHSGQVCSAGSRLIVEESLRERFVAELARRAERIRLGRGTDPDAECGPLVSAAQLARTEDYVASALAEGAVLRAGGERPAEPHLRDGWFYRPTVLDRCHRSMRIVREEVFGPVLTVETFRTEDEAVALANDTEYGLAGGVWSSDAGRARRVAGRLRHGTVWINDFHPYLPQAEWGGFGKSGIGRELGPAGLAEYRESKHVYQNLAPRPVRWFKG